A genome region from Terriglobales bacterium includes the following:
- a CDS encoding YciI family protein, producing the protein MAKFVIFFKPGPAWIRGKSIFEQPLDEHVRYLTKVYKSGKLVMAGPFHDSSGGMTILEVVDEAEARQIALEDPVVQSGILTAEWKSWRPLPWEEYARR; encoded by the coding sequence TTGGCTAAGTTCGTAATTTTCTTTAAGCCTGGCCCGGCCTGGATTCGGGGGAAATCGATCTTCGAACAGCCGCTAGACGAGCACGTCCGTTATCTGACGAAGGTGTACAAGAGCGGAAAGCTGGTCATGGCAGGACCATTTCATGACAGCTCGGGCGGAATGACGATTCTTGAGGTCGTGGATGAAGCCGAGGCGCGTCAGATCGCTCTCGAAGATCCGGTTGTACAGAGCGGAATTCTTACTGCGGAATGGAAGTCGTGGAGACCGTTGCCATGGGAAGAGTATGCGCGACGATGA